The following are encoded in a window of Amphibacillus xylanus NBRC 15112 genomic DNA:
- the prmC gene encoding peptide chain release factor N(5)-glutamine methyltransferase has product MSQTIQEVLNRASVFLEEHGREPKVAEILLLHHTNFSKTDLLLNLREPIDEATLNAFLKDIETHATTGKPVQHLTGTEQFYGRNFTVNEHVLIPRPETEELVQLILAKTKDQPRPLKVLDIGTGSGAIAITLKSEDPTLTVEASDISTQALAIAKQNATNLNADVKFHQSDFLQKWLGTGEKFNLIVSNPPYIAWEERETLSDTVKNFDPELALFADNQGLKAYETIINQAKSVLAPSGCLAFEIGHQQAESVTQLIKSAFPTSSVEVIKDINQKDRIIFAKC; this is encoded by the coding sequence ATGAGTCAAACAATTCAAGAAGTCCTCAATAGGGCTTCTGTTTTTTTAGAAGAACATGGCCGAGAACCTAAAGTAGCTGAGATACTCTTGCTTCATCACACCAATTTTTCAAAAACAGACCTACTCTTGAATCTGCGCGAGCCAATTGATGAAGCAACGCTAAACGCATTTTTGAAAGATATTGAGACACATGCGACAACAGGCAAGCCCGTCCAACACCTAACTGGAACGGAACAATTCTACGGGCGAAACTTTACTGTTAACGAGCACGTGCTCATTCCAAGACCAGAAACTGAAGAACTCGTTCAACTGATTTTAGCAAAAACGAAAGATCAGCCACGACCACTGAAAGTACTAGATATCGGAACAGGAAGCGGGGCAATTGCGATTACGCTAAAAAGTGAAGATCCAACATTAACAGTTGAAGCGAGCGATATTTCGACACAAGCACTCGCAATTGCTAAGCAAAATGCTACAAACCTTAACGCAGACGTGAAGTTTCATCAAAGTGATTTTTTACAAAAATGGCTCGGTACAGGTGAAAAGTTTAATTTAATTGTTTCAAACCCACCGTACATTGCATGGGAAGAGCGTGAAACCTTATCTGATACTGTGAAAAATTTTGATCCAGAGCTCGCCTTATTCGCTGATAATCAAGGCCTTAAAGCTTACGAAACAATTATCAACCAAGCCAAATCAGTTCTCGCACCATCAGGATGTCTAGCATTTGAAATTGGCCATCAACAAGCAGAGTCAGTTACACAATTAATCAAATCAGCATTCCCAACGAGCTCTGTTGAAGTGATTAAGGACATCAATCAAAAAGATCGAATCATTTTTGCAAAATGCTAG
- the prfA gene encoding peptide chain release factor 1, with protein sequence MLDKLAGLEERYEKLNELLSDPDVISDTNKLREYSKEQSDLQDIVDAYREYKNINEQLEGAKEMLQEETDPEMKEMIQQELDELEPQIPEIKEKLKILLLPKDPNDDKNVIMEIRGAAGGDEAALFAGDLFRMYHRYAEAEGWKIDVMEASSTGVGGYKEIIFMINGKGAYSKLKYENGAHRVQRVPETESGGRIHTSTATVVCLPEAEDVEVDIQEKDIRVDTFASSGPGGQSVNTTMSAVRLTHVPTGIVVSMQDEKSQIKNKEKAMKILRARIYDMYQQEAQAELDQTRKSAVGTGDRSERIRTYNFPQNRVTDHRIGLTIQKLDQILEGKLSEIIDALIMEEQAHKMEHVGD encoded by the coding sequence ATGCTTGATAAATTAGCTGGTCTAGAAGAACGTTATGAAAAATTAAACGAATTATTAAGTGACCCAGACGTAATAAGTGATACAAACAAGTTACGTGAATATTCAAAAGAACAATCTGATTTACAAGATATTGTTGACGCATACCGTGAATATAAAAATATTAATGAACAATTAGAAGGCGCTAAAGAAATGCTTCAGGAAGAAACAGATCCTGAGATGAAAGAAATGATTCAACAGGAACTTGATGAACTCGAACCACAAATCCCAGAAATAAAAGAAAAACTGAAAATATTACTCTTACCGAAAGATCCGAATGACGATAAAAACGTTATTATGGAAATCCGTGGCGCTGCTGGTGGAGATGAAGCGGCTTTATTTGCAGGAGATCTATTCAGAATGTACCACCGTTATGCAGAGGCTGAAGGCTGGAAGATCGATGTTATGGAAGCAAGCTCAACTGGTGTCGGCGGCTACAAAGAAATTATCTTTATGATTAATGGTAAAGGTGCCTACTCAAAACTGAAATACGAAAACGGCGCACACCGTGTTCAACGCGTACCGGAAACAGAATCAGGTGGACGAATCCATACATCTACAGCTACGGTAGTTTGTTTACCTGAAGCAGAAGATGTTGAGGTTGATATCCAAGAAAAAGATATCCGGGTAGATACGTTCGCATCAAGTGGACCAGGTGGCCAAAGTGTTAACACGACAATGTCAGCTGTTCGTCTAACACACGTCCCAACTGGAATCGTCGTTTCAATGCAAGATGAAAAATCACAAATTAAAAACAAAGAAAAAGCGATGAAGATTCTCCGTGCTCGTATTTATGATATGTATCAACAAGAGGCACAAGCTGAATTAGACCAAACACGTAAATCAGCTGTCGGTACAGGTGACCGTTCAGAACGAATTAGAACGTATAACTTCCCGCAAAACCGAGTTACTGACCACCGAATTGGCTTAACCATTCAAAAGCTCGATCAAATTTTAGAAGGGAAGCTCTCTGAGATTATTGATGCTCTGATTATGGAAGAGCAAGCTCACAAAATGGAGCACGTTGGTGATTAA